Proteins found in one Bacteroidota bacterium genomic segment:
- a CDS encoding molybdopterin molybdotransferase MoeA produces the protein MISYSEAKSIILGTGKTIETIYIPIKKALGQIISQDIVASENLPPFNNAAMDGYAVKIKNILQATPDKPVLIDTLDDIPAGKLPTTRLRTGTTVKVMTGAPVPEGTDAVVPLEATEPTYGNRIKIFNTVEELSNIRFVGEDIQKGEVILPAGTEITFGNISLLAALGFIEIPVYRRPKIGILASGDELIPIDKPLTPGKIRNSNTYMLMALAQACGMDVINLGVAKDSISDITNRIQKGEEADVIVCTGGASIGDRDFIKKAFHELNVDVKITAVKQKPGKPMVFGTWHGRPIFGLPGNPVSTYVSFIEYVVPLLKRLLAYPQTDYFYYPAVLEEPIQKNPGMTHFLRGIATREHDGSYSVKTTGKQSSGLMTSIARANCIIHINEDTGTVPQGSTVKIHLLNLMQP, from the coding sequence ATGATTTCCTATTCCGAAGCCAAATCCATCATCCTCGGAACAGGCAAAACCATCGAAACCATTTATATTCCCATTAAAAAGGCCTTGGGTCAGATCATCTCTCAGGACATCGTTGCCAGCGAAAACCTGCCCCCTTTTAACAATGCCGCCATGGATGGATATGCGGTTAAGATTAAAAACATCCTGCAGGCCACACCAGATAAGCCGGTTCTGATCGATACGCTCGATGATATACCGGCCGGAAAATTACCAACCACCCGGCTTCGGACCGGAACCACCGTAAAAGTAATGACGGGTGCACCTGTTCCCGAAGGAACCGATGCAGTGGTGCCCCTCGAGGCAACTGAACCCACGTATGGCAACCGGATCAAAATCTTCAATACGGTGGAAGAACTGTCTAACATCCGGTTTGTCGGTGAGGATATCCAAAAGGGTGAAGTGATCCTTCCGGCAGGAACTGAAATCACCTTTGGAAACATTTCACTTCTCGCCGCCCTTGGTTTTATTGAAATCCCGGTATACCGCCGTCCAAAAATCGGGATTCTGGCCAGCGGAGATGAACTGATTCCCATTGATAAACCGCTCACGCCCGGCAAAATCAGAAATTCAAATACATATATGCTAATGGCACTGGCCCAGGCCTGTGGTATGGATGTCATCAATCTGGGCGTGGCCAAAGATTCCATTTCCGATATCACCAACCGGATTCAGAAGGGTGAAGAGGCCGATGTGATTGTCTGCACCGGTGGAGCCAGCATCGGTGACCGTGATTTCATTAAAAAAGCCTTCCACGAACTCAATGTGGATGTAAAAATTACGGCCGTCAAGCAAAAACCCGGCAAGCCGATGGTCTTCGGAACCTGGCATGGCCGACCCATTTTCGGTTTGCCCGGAAATCCGGTTTCCACCTATGTCAGCTTTATCGAATATGTCGTTCCCCTGCTGAAACGTCTGCTTGCCTATCCGCAAACCGATTACTTCTATTACCCGGCTGTTCTCGAAGAACCGATTCAGAAAAACCCCGGAATGACCCATTTCCTTCGCGGAATTGCCACCCGGGAACATGATGGATCCTATTCGGTTAAAACTACCGGCAAACAAAGCAGTGGTCTGATGACTTCCATCGCACGGGCCAACTGTATCATTCACATCAATGAGGATACCGGCACGGTTCCACAAGGTTCAACAGTGAAAATTCATCTGCTGAACCTGATGCAGCCCTGA
- a CDS encoding DUF4292 domain-containing protein, with amino-acid sequence MTRVLVWVTCLILGTSCQVSRTIRESNGPMVSDTELLTTILEQQNPGPFLGQGSLTIETQEKGQRLTCKVRFNGNDTLKVEVNTGFGYGLINLWLTTDSLFISNRLTNQFVSTTYESDELQQLLTFPFGYADIQTLFLGRLVLSPDSRLVNVIREEDDLIYLFRSSGGSEKIWVNTNLKKPTRILRSDRRGNTILDIMLQRYKTVEAGQMAHQIQLFRPGSQEKVSLYFNSLEPSDVTNLPVTIPPAMERIRL; translated from the coding sequence ATGACAAGGGTCTTGGTTTGGGTAACGTGCCTGATCCTCGGGACTTCCTGTCAGGTTTCCAGAACCATCCGGGAAAGCAATGGTCCGATGGTTTCTGATACAGAGTTACTGACCACCATTCTGGAACAGCAAAACCCAGGGCCTTTTCTGGGACAAGGATCACTTACCATCGAAACACAGGAAAAGGGTCAACGACTGACCTGCAAGGTCCGGTTCAACGGGAACGACACCCTTAAGGTTGAGGTCAATACCGGATTCGGTTATGGTCTCATCAATCTGTGGCTGACCACCGATAGCCTGTTTATTTCGAACCGTCTGACCAATCAGTTTGTCTCGACCACGTATGAATCGGATGAGCTTCAGCAATTACTCACCTTTCCGTTTGGTTACGCCGATATCCAGACGCTTTTTCTGGGCCGTCTTGTCCTTTCTCCGGACTCCAGATTGGTGAACGTGATCAGGGAAGAGGATGATCTGATCTATCTGTTCAGAAGTTCTGGAGGCAGTGAAAAGATCTGGGTGAATACAAATTTGAAAAAACCAACCCGGATTCTCAGGTCGGACCGGCGCGGAAATACCATCCTGGATATTATGTTGCAACGATACAAGACCGTGGAAGCAGGGCAAATGGCTCATCAGATCCAGCTTTTCAGGCCTGGAAGTCAGGAAAAAGTGTCCCTGTATTTTAACTCACTTGAACCCTCCGATGTGACCAACCTGCCGGTGACCATTCCACCCGCCATGGAACGGATACGATTGTGA
- a CDS encoding aminotransferase class V-fold PLP-dependent enzyme: MRTPNHLGKPADLTAYRSLFPHTGDQVYLNHAAVSPLSVRVTTAIQDHLTQRSTGDIDVYPGFSRFILSLKDKIGRFIGATAADIALTSNTSDGLNILANALKWKRGDRIIMYERDFPSVTQTFSRFIREGVVIDLIRDRSGRFDADDIRRLIRPETQLVCISQVQFLTGLRLQIEEIGALCHEKGILFAVDGSQSAGAVTLDVKKMKIDFLAVGAQKWMMGPMGTGFVFASEELRTMLNQAYVGWLSVENPWDLFNLNQRLARDARRYETGTLNAIGLVGLGAAIDLLSEIGIHKIESQVVGLATYTSDRLLSLGYRTALNYRDDLHSGIVSFIVQDPGTLSDQLKTEKITISAREKYLRVSPHFYNTRDDIDRMLDALKKADARLKYTKSQAALSQIGGNRG, from the coding sequence ATGCGAACACCCAACCATCTGGGGAAACCAGCGGACCTGACTGCTTACCGGTCCCTGTTTCCTCACACGGGAGACCAGGTTTATCTGAACCACGCAGCAGTCTCTCCACTGTCTGTCCGGGTGACAACAGCCATTCAGGATCACCTGACTCAGCGATCAACGGGAGATATCGACGTCTATCCAGGCTTCTCCCGTTTTATTCTTTCTCTCAAGGACAAAATCGGACGGTTCATCGGCGCAACAGCCGCAGATATAGCTCTGACTTCCAATACCAGCGATGGTCTGAATATCCTCGCCAATGCACTCAAGTGGAAAAGAGGCGACCGGATCATCATGTATGAACGTGATTTTCCCTCGGTAACCCAAACGTTTTCCCGTTTTATCCGCGAAGGAGTGGTAATCGATCTCATCCGTGACAGAAGCGGACGTTTCGATGCCGATGATATCCGCCGGCTGATCAGACCCGAGACCCAATTGGTTTGCATCAGTCAGGTTCAGTTTCTGACGGGACTCCGCCTTCAGATCGAAGAAATCGGGGCCCTTTGTCACGAAAAAGGAATTCTGTTTGCGGTGGATGGATCCCAGTCGGCCGGTGCCGTTACCCTCGATGTTAAAAAAATGAAAATCGATTTTCTGGCAGTCGGTGCCCAGAAATGGATGATGGGACCCATGGGAACCGGATTTGTTTTCGCTTCTGAAGAATTGCGGACCATGCTCAATCAGGCCTACGTGGGCTGGTTATCTGTGGAAAATCCATGGGATCTGTTCAATCTGAATCAACGCCTCGCCCGCGATGCACGGCGGTACGAAACCGGTACTCTCAATGCCATCGGATTGGTGGGGCTTGGTGCAGCCATCGATCTGCTTTCCGAAATCGGAATTCATAAAATTGAGTCTCAGGTCGTTGGCCTGGCCACCTATACCAGTGACCGGCTGTTGTCCCTGGGTTACCGGACGGCTCTGAACTACCGCGACGATCTCCATTCCGGAATTGTCAGTTTCATTGTTCAGGATCCCGGCACGCTCTCTGACCAGTTGAAGACTGAAAAGATCACCATATCTGCCCGGGAAAAATATCTGAGAGTTTCCCCCCATTTTTATAACACCCGCGACGACATTGACCGGATGCTTGATGCCCTTAAAAAGGCCGATGCCCGGCTCAAGTATACAAAAAGTCAGGCAGCCCTGTCGCAAATCGGCGGAAATCGCGGATAA
- a CDS encoding NUDIX domain-containing protein, giving the protein MTEKVKRKHEELSRYEGYIRPRVGGLLFVNDHLLLVQQQSMFDQDRFHWLPPGGGVAFGEPLHRAVCREFHEETGLLVKAGRLLYLNEFIYEKVHAVEFYFEVRLDGGGQQMRLGTDPELPGHQQIIRDLKWHPVHSIQSLDFIPRLAGLRLEDDYRAGFPTNPVLLQKS; this is encoded by the coding sequence ATGACAGAAAAAGTTAAACGAAAACATGAAGAGTTAAGCCGGTATGAAGGGTATATAAGGCCCAGAGTCGGCGGATTGCTGTTTGTGAATGACCATCTCCTGTTGGTTCAGCAGCAAAGTATGTTTGATCAGGACCGGTTTCATTGGCTTCCGCCAGGGGGAGGGGTGGCATTCGGAGAGCCTCTCCACCGTGCAGTTTGCCGTGAATTCCATGAAGAAACCGGTTTGTTGGTTAAAGCCGGTCGCCTTCTGTACCTGAATGAATTTATCTATGAAAAGGTTCACGCAGTTGAATTTTACTTCGAAGTCAGACTTGATGGCGGGGGACAGCAGATGCGGTTGGGTACTGATCCCGAATTGCCGGGTCATCAGCAGATAATCCGGGACCTGAAGTGGCATCCGGTTCATTCTATCCAGTCGCTCGATTTTATTCCCCGTCTGGCAGGATTGCGTTTGGAAGATGATTACCGGGCTGGTTTTCCGACCAACCCGGTTCTCCTGCAAAAATCCTGA
- a CDS encoding FAD-binding oxidoreductase produces MIIKTNPDEYQSWLGDTSGLRPGQLDGVWFPETIEEVSRFLSECHQSRSPVTISGNGTGTTGGRVPFKGRLLATDRLNQIGPIKVTSSDEAFIRVEAGIPLRTVQDTVLAAGWLYPPDPTERNAFIGGTISTNASGARSFRFGSTRRWVESIELILPDGFPLTIRRGEHLAKNGVFSFSSGGRSFQFSIPHYSMPDIKHAAGYYVQQDMDLIDLFIGSEGTLGIITAATLRLIRKPEKFFSAILFFDEENHLLSFVDEARHLSFASDWEAGKPAATSLEFFDHQSLRFLRDKYPQTPANAAGAVYFEQECNQGNEDELLAWWFDLASQHQAMLDLSWFAQTPKEDDFFKEYRHALPALINEFLNRNRVKKISSDIAVPEESFRNMMKTYHHHLDNSPFRWVIFGHIGDCHLHMNILPHSAEEHDRGKVIYREFINAALAMGGTISAEHGVGKLKVDYLLDMYGEDGLRQMAAVKRFFDPHLILGQGTLIPERLLIS; encoded by the coding sequence ATGATTATTAAAACCAATCCCGATGAATACCAATCCTGGCTGGGAGATACCAGCGGACTCAGACCCGGTCAGCTTGATGGCGTCTGGTTTCCCGAAACAATCGAAGAAGTCTCGCGATTTCTTTCCGAATGCCACCAGTCCCGTTCACCGGTCACCATCTCGGGAAACGGTACAGGAACCACCGGGGGCAGAGTACCATTCAAGGGCCGTCTGCTTGCGACTGACCGCCTGAACCAGATTGGTCCGATTAAAGTGACCTCCTCTGATGAGGCCTTCATCCGGGTCGAAGCAGGTATCCCGCTCAGGACCGTACAGGATACAGTTCTTGCTGCAGGCTGGCTGTACCCTCCCGATCCGACTGAAAGAAATGCTTTTATAGGAGGAACCATCAGCACCAATGCGAGCGGTGCCCGGTCATTCCGGTTCGGAAGTACCCGCCGTTGGGTAGAATCCATTGAACTGATTCTCCCCGATGGATTCCCGCTGACCATCCGGCGCGGTGAACACCTGGCAAAAAACGGTGTCTTTTCCTTTTCATCAGGTGGCAGATCCTTTCAATTCAGCATTCCTCATTACAGCATGCCGGATATTAAACACGCCGCTGGCTATTATGTTCAGCAGGATATGGATCTGATTGACCTGTTTATCGGATCAGAGGGAACTTTGGGAATTATCACTGCTGCCACCCTCCGGCTGATACGGAAGCCAGAAAAATTCTTCAGCGCCATTCTGTTTTTTGACGAGGAAAACCATCTGCTATCCTTTGTCGATGAGGCCAGACATCTGTCCTTTGCCTCAGATTGGGAAGCCGGGAAACCAGCGGCCACCAGCCTCGAATTCTTCGATCACCAATCCCTGCGTTTCCTTCGTGATAAATATCCGCAAACACCCGCCAATGCGGCCGGTGCCGTCTATTTTGAACAGGAGTGCAATCAGGGGAATGAAGATGAATTACTGGCATGGTGGTTCGATCTGGCCTCTCAGCACCAGGCCATGCTGGATCTGTCATGGTTTGCCCAGACCCCAAAGGAAGATGATTTTTTCAAGGAATACCGGCATGCCCTTCCTGCCCTGATCAACGAATTTCTCAACCGGAATAGAGTTAAAAAAATCAGCAGCGATATCGCGGTACCCGAGGAGTCCTTCCGCAACATGATGAAAACCTATCATCATCATCTGGATAACAGCCCTTTCCGTTGGGTGATTTTTGGCCACATCGGAGACTGTCACCTTCACATGAACATTCTTCCCCATTCTGCAGAAGAACATGACCGGGGTAAGGTGATCTACCGGGAGTTTATCAACGCCGCACTTGCAATGGGAGGCACGATTTCGGCCGAACACGGCGTTGGAAAACTGAAGGTGGACTACCTGCTTGATATGTATGGTGAAGACGGCCTCAGGCAAATGGCAGCCGTCAAGAGGTTTTTTGATCCCCATCTGATTCTGGGGCAAGGCACTCTGATTCCGGAACGTCTGCTGATCAGCTGA
- a CDS encoding DUF4286 family protein encodes MKITYEVVVDVRKTRELDWVTWMTDHHMPSICRVANVSDAMLIKSDEQETPEYARFRVLYLFNDKESLDDYLENHAKEFRAEHEEAFGGDFKVSRHIGILMKWLETRP; translated from the coding sequence ATGAAAATTACCTATGAAGTGGTTGTTGATGTCAGAAAAACCAGAGAACTGGATTGGGTGACCTGGATGACCGACCACCACATGCCATCCATCTGTCGCGTGGCGAATGTCTCGGATGCCATGCTGATTAAGTCGGATGAGCAGGAGACACCGGAATATGCCCGTTTCAGGGTCCTTTATCTTTTTAATGATAAAGAATCACTGGATGATTATCTGGAAAACCACGCAAAGGAATTCAGGGCCGAGCATGAGGAAGCCTTTGGTGGTGACTTCAAAGTGTCACGTCATATCGGAATTCTGATGAAATGGCTGGAAACCCGGCCCTGA
- a CDS encoding 4a-hydroxytetrahydrobiopterin dehydratase has translation MKRIKLTAAEIEDRLAGLPGWKSGGSFIERTFLFKDFPHAVEFVNKLTVPAEEMQHHPDIHWVYNRLTIRLNTHETGGLTELDFELAKRLNALI, from the coding sequence ATGAAACGGATCAAACTGACTGCTGCGGAAATAGAAGATCGTTTGGCCGGACTTCCCGGATGGAAGTCTGGCGGATCCTTCATTGAACGAACATTCCTTTTTAAAGATTTTCCTCATGCCGTAGAGTTTGTCAACAAACTGACAGTCCCTGCAGAGGAGATGCAACACCACCCCGATATCCATTGGGTCTATAACCGGCTCACGATCCGGCTGAATACACACGAAACCGGCGGGCTCACAGAACTTGATTTTGAGTTGGCCAAACGACTAAACGCACTTATCTGA
- a CDS encoding tetratricopeptide repeat protein, which yields MKFIITTATTFRIKQIFAAVTVMASLQACSMFEPTAKPSQPQVVSKEKALDAFVEGVTAESLGDPAKAIDQFRLSLIYDSTTVRAATTYYNLARLYQSSGQQALALQHAVVSVKLDSVNTDYRALLARLYFENTLYREAAREYEVLVRTSPDQPDFLYRLAMMYQMSRQIGPALKTFEQYIERFGEDFNVRMQQLMILDARNERQQVINILNGMAVEDPDNTAVRRILSREYLKAGQPDSAVQSLLPLLEADPQDVATLLAVSELYYRAGKDSASAVYLNRLFNTSEITDDELIAAGQIFVEAGKSDSTTARFSVFMFGQLEKQRPADWRPLWFMAVHLMGSDSFGEAAERFEKVVKLNPSLVQGWQNLAVAFLQQQKYQEASLWSGKGLEKHPQDFQLNYFRGFADFQLNADSSAIRFLSKASEINPYLPDPMVILASAYERKGLFALSDSLFGKVLVLDPNNATVLNNFAYSLSERGIRLDEAKRMSEASLKAEPENAAFLDTYGWICYQLKDFQTAEYYIKKSIETGDASAVVYEHLGDVYMAMGNRENAVLWWKKAFEKDPSLKGIKDKLAGAGAKQ from the coding sequence ATGAAATTTATTATAACCACCGCGACTACCTTCCGCATTAAACAGATTTTTGCTGCAGTGACCGTCATGGCCAGCCTTCAGGCCTGTTCGATGTTTGAACCAACAGCAAAACCAAGTCAGCCACAGGTGGTCAGCAAAGAAAAGGCATTGGATGCCTTTGTGGAAGGAGTCACAGCAGAATCTCTGGGTGACCCGGCCAAAGCGATCGACCAATTCAGGTTGTCTCTCATCTACGATTCTACGACCGTGCGGGCCGCCACCACTTATTACAATCTGGCCCGTTTATATCAGAGTTCCGGGCAGCAGGCACTCGCCCTCCAGCATGCAGTCGTGTCTGTGAAGTTGGATTCGGTCAATACCGATTACCGGGCTTTGCTGGCACGTCTGTATTTCGAAAATACCCTCTACCGGGAAGCCGCCCGGGAATATGAAGTCCTGGTACGGACCAGTCCTGATCAGCCCGACTTCCTGTATCGTCTGGCCATGATGTATCAGATGAGCCGGCAGATCGGACCTGCTTTAAAAACCTTCGAACAGTACATTGAAAGGTTCGGTGAGGATTTTAATGTCAGAATGCAGCAATTAATGATTCTGGATGCGCGGAATGAACGACAGCAGGTAATTAATATTCTGAATGGAATGGCTGTGGAGGATCCCGATAACACGGCTGTCAGACGGATTCTTTCCCGGGAATACCTGAAAGCAGGACAACCCGATTCTGCGGTTCAGTCATTGCTTCCGTTGCTAGAGGCGGATCCGCAGGATGTGGCCACCTTACTGGCCGTCAGTGAATTGTATTACCGTGCCGGAAAGGACTCGGCCAGTGCCGTTTATCTGAACCGTCTGTTTAATACGTCGGAAATTACCGATGACGAATTGATTGCAGCGGGACAGATCTTTGTTGAGGCCGGTAAATCGGATTCCACTACGGCCCGGTTTTCGGTCTTTATGTTTGGGCAGCTCGAAAAGCAACGGCCGGCAGACTGGCGGCCGCTCTGGTTCATGGCGGTTCATCTGATGGGATCTGATTCTTTCGGGGAGGCCGCGGAACGGTTCGAGAAGGTGGTGAAACTAAACCCATCTCTGGTCCAGGGATGGCAAAACCTTGCGGTTGCATTCCTTCAGCAGCAGAAGTACCAGGAAGCATCACTCTGGTCGGGAAAGGGACTCGAGAAACATCCGCAGGATTTCCAATTGAATTATTTCAGGGGATTTGCAGACTTTCAGCTGAATGCCGATTCTTCGGCCATCCGTTTTCTGTCGAAGGCTTCCGAAATCAATCCGTATCTCCCCGATCCCATGGTGATTCTGGCTTCGGCTTATGAGCGGAAAGGGTTGTTCGCACTGTCCGATTCATTGTTCGGGAAAGTATTGGTTCTCGATCCGAATAATGCAACCGTTCTTAATAATTTTGCTTATTCACTATCTGAAAGGGGAATCCGGCTGGATGAAGCCAAACGAATGTCTGAGGCTTCACTGAAGGCAGAACCTGAAAATGCCGCCTTTCTTGATACCTACGGATGGATCTGTTACCAGCTGAAGGACTTTCAGACGGCAGAATATTACATAAAAAAGTCGATCGAAACCGGAGACGCGAGCGCGGTGGTATATGAACATCTTGGCGATGTCTACATGGCCATGGGTAACCGTGAGAATGCAGTTCTCTGGTGGAAAAAAGCTTTCGAAAAGGATCCGTCCTTAAAAGGAATCAAAGACAAACTGGCCGGGGCAGGTGCCAAGCAATGA
- a CDS encoding thioredoxin domain-containing protein, whose protein sequence is MTHTKPNRLIQETSPYLLQHAMNPVDWYPWGPEALEKAQSENKPIFLSIGYSACHWCHVMEHESFENPETANLLNTHFVSIKVDREERPDLDSLYMTAVQMMTGRGGWPMSVFLFPDGHPFYGGTYFPPADRHGLPSFNRVLYSVAAAWKDRQAELRASAVALTRSLEDVLSGALPEGSFSDEDWAGAIRQELNRLDPVHGGFGGAPKFPPAMLLQFMLRYDHAHPDEQVQKAIRLTLDKMAAGGIYDHLSGGFSRYSVDAEWHVPHFEKMAYDNGLLLRVYSEAAIRFQDNGYHQVARETTLWILKDLTHPDGPFYSSFDADSEGEEGKFYTWTQAEIDLALPPEDAVLFRSVYDVTEHGNWEHTNVLRLTRPLAFHAARAGLSPEALIEKLSNLREVLLNHRKQRIPPARDEKILTAWNALLIHGLVHAGFHLQVPGAMQASQRAGQWLWDQMYDQNKAVLYRSWKDGKRKIPGFADDYGHLILAFTDLAMYSGDQRWADRARELMTVALKAFLKEDQTGFWMGASGEETLIIRHQDGYDNAEPAGNSSLTWGLVVLDRLFVIPEWGDLARKILRHQHQRIVQSLSAAGWQACAAWMAFHPGQEVVLSGTIGDSWKSLIRKRFEPQTLWLWGDWDPTHPLFRDRVADRSTVTAWRCSGMQCDLPVTDPANLEQQLNAGPVRKPS, encoded by the coding sequence ATGACACATACGAAACCAAACCGCCTGATTCAGGAAACCAGTCCGTATCTGCTGCAGCATGCAATGAATCCGGTCGATTGGTACCCCTGGGGCCCTGAAGCGCTTGAAAAGGCGCAATCCGAGAATAAACCCATTTTCCTTTCCATCGGCTATTCGGCCTGTCATTGGTGCCATGTGATGGAACACGAAAGCTTTGAAAACCCCGAAACCGCCAACTTGCTGAATACTCATTTTGTCAGTATCAAGGTTGACCGTGAAGAACGACCTGATCTGGATTCGCTGTACATGACGGCCGTTCAGATGATGACGGGTCGTGGAGGCTGGCCGATGAGTGTGTTCCTTTTTCCGGACGGACATCCCTTTTATGGTGGCACCTATTTTCCTCCGGCGGACCGGCATGGCCTTCCGTCTTTCAACCGGGTCCTGTACTCGGTTGCGGCCGCCTGGAAGGACCGGCAGGCAGAATTGCGTGCCTCGGCGGTTGCACTCACCCGATCCCTTGAAGACGTTCTGTCTGGCGCGCTTCCTGAAGGATCCTTCTCTGATGAGGACTGGGCAGGGGCCATCCGTCAGGAATTAAACAGGCTCGATCCTGTCCATGGCGGATTTGGGGGCGCACCCAAGTTTCCTCCTGCCATGCTTCTGCAGTTTATGCTTCGCTATGACCACGCCCATCCGGATGAACAGGTTCAGAAAGCCATTCGCCTGACCCTCGATAAGATGGCTGCAGGTGGAATTTACGACCATTTATCGGGAGGGTTTTCCCGGTACTCGGTCGATGCAGAATGGCATGTGCCGCATTTCGAAAAAATGGCCTATGACAATGGGCTGCTTCTGCGGGTTTACTCAGAGGCAGCCATCCGGTTTCAGGACAATGGATATCATCAGGTGGCAAGGGAAACCACCCTTTGGATTCTGAAAGACCTGACTCACCCGGATGGCCCTTTCTATTCCAGCTTTGATGCCGACAGTGAAGGAGAAGAAGGAAAATTCTACACGTGGACACAGGCTGAAATCGATCTGGCATTGCCGCCTGAAGATGCGGTGCTTTTCCGATCGGTCTATGATGTAACAGAACATGGAAACTGGGAACACACCAATGTGCTCAGATTGACCCGGCCCCTTGCGTTTCATGCCGCCAGGGCAGGCCTGTCGCCGGAAGCGTTGATTGAGAAACTGAGTAATCTCCGCGAAGTCCTTCTGAATCATCGAAAACAGAGGATTCCTCCTGCCAGGGACGAAAAAATACTGACTGCCTGGAATGCCCTTCTCATTCACGGACTCGTTCATGCCGGTTTTCACCTTCAGGTTCCCGGGGCCATGCAGGCCTCTCAGCGTGCAGGACAGTGGTTGTGGGATCAGATGTATGATCAGAATAAGGCGGTGTTGTACCGGTCATGGAAGGACGGAAAAAGAAAAATTCCTGGTTTTGCCGATGATTATGGACATTTGATACTGGCCTTTACTGACTTGGCCATGTATAGTGGTGACCAGCGATGGGCGGACCGGGCCCGTGAATTGATGACCGTGGCTCTGAAGGCGTTCCTGAAGGAGGATCAGACAGGATTCTGGATGGGGGCTTCAGGTGAAGAAACCCTGATCATCCGGCACCAGGATGGATATGACAATGCAGAACCGGCCGGCAACTCTTCGCTCACCTGGGGGCTTGTGGTGCTTGACCGGTTATTCGTCATTCCCGAATGGGGGGATCTGGCCCGAAAAATTCTCCGTCACCAGCACCAGCGCATTGTACAGTCATTATCGGCAGCGGGCTGGCAGGCCTGTGCGGCCTGGATGGCGTTTCATCCAGGTCAGGAAGTGGTTTTGTCGGGGACTATCGGAGATTCATGGAAATCGCTGATCCGGAAGAGATTTGAACCTCAGACACTGTGGTTATGGGGTGACTGGGATCCGACTCATCCATTATTCAGAGACAGGGTAGCTGACCGTTCAACCGTGACGGCGTGGCGTTGCAGTGGTATGCAGTGCGACCTTCCGGTTACCGATCCTGCCAATCTGGAGCAACAACTGAATGCCGGTCCGGTTCGGAAGCCTTCTTAG
- a CDS encoding 2,3-bisphosphoglycerate-dependent phosphoglycerate mutase encodes MGKLVLIRHGESIWNLENRFTGWIDVDLTPKGINEAKDSGRKIKDIKFDIAYTSVLKRAIDTLQYALEEAGQTHLNVIRDQALNERHYGDLQGKNKAETAKEFGEEQVHIWRRSYDIAPPNGESLKDTAARAIPYFKSEILPKVVAGKNVVVSAHGNSLRAIVMDLDALTREQVLELNIPNGVPIVYDFDSTGKILKKVIL; translated from the coding sequence ATGGGAAAATTAGTTCTGATCCGTCATGGTGAATCAATCTGGAATCTGGAAAACCGTTTTACCGGTTGGATAGATGTGGATTTAACTCCCAAAGGCATCAATGAAGCAAAAGATTCCGGTCGGAAAATCAAGGATATCAAGTTTGATATCGCCTATACCTCGGTTTTGAAGCGTGCCATCGATACCCTGCAATATGCCTTGGAAGAAGCTGGACAGACCCATCTGAATGTAATTCGTGATCAGGCGTTAAACGAAAGACACTACGGCGATCTTCAAGGAAAAAACAAGGCTGAAACAGCCAAAGAATTCGGCGAAGAACAGGTTCACATCTGGCGCCGGTCCTACGATATCGCTCCTCCCAACGGAGAAAGCCTGAAGGACACCGCGGCCCGTGCAATTCCCTACTTTAAATCAGAAATCCTGCCAAAAGTGGTTGCCGGAAAAAATGTGGTGGTTTCCGCCCATGGAAACAGTCTCCGGGCCATCGTGATGGATCTGGATGCCCTGACCCGGGAACAGGTTCTTGAACTGAACATCCCGAATGGAGTTCCGATTGTTTACGATTTCGATTCAACAGGAAAAATCCTGAAAAAAGTCATTCTCTGA